The Sorex araneus isolate mSorAra2 chromosome 5, mSorAra2.pri, whole genome shotgun sequence genome has a segment encoding these proteins:
- the ADGRB2 gene encoding adhesion G protein-coupled receptor B2 isoform X1: MTPACPLLLSVILSLRLAAAFDPAPSACSALASGVLYGAFSLQDLFPTIASGCSWTLENPDPTKYSLYLRFNRQEQVCAHFAPRLLPLDHYLVNFTCLRPSPDEAVAQEGAEVGQPEEEEVAVGLELCGGSGPFTFLHFDKNFVQLCLSAEPSEAPRLLAPAALAFRFVEVLLINNNNSSQFTCGVLCRWSEECGRSAGRACGFAQPGCSCPGEAGAGAAAAATTTTTTPPGPPAAHTLSNALVPGGPAPPAEADLHSGSSNDLFTTEMRYGEEPEEEPKVKTQWPRSADEPGLYMAQTGDPAAEEWSPWSVCSLTCGQGLQVRTRSCVSSPYGTLCSGPLRETRACNNSATCPVHGVWEEWGSWSLCSRSCGRGSRSRMRTCVPPQHGGKACEGPELQTKLCSMAACPVEGQWLEWGPWGPCSASCANGTQQRSRKCSVAGPAWATCSGSVTDTRECSGLECPATDGKWGPWNSWSLCSKTCDTGWQRRFRMCQATGAQGHPCEGTGEEVKPCSEKRCPAFHEMCRDEHVMLMTWKKAAAGEIIYNKCPPNASGSASRRCLLSAQGVAYWGLPSFARCISHEYRYLYLSLREHLAKGQRMLAGEGMSQVVRSLQELLARRTYYSGDLLFSVDILRNVTDTFKRATYVPSADDVQRFFQVVSFMVDAENKDKWDDAQQVSPGSVHLLRVVEDFIHLVGDALKAFQSSLIVTDNLVISIQREPISAVSSDITFPMRGRRGMKDWVRHSEDRLFLPREVLSLSPPGKPTATGAAGSPGRGRGPGTVPPGPGHSHQRLLPADPEESSSYFVIGAVLYRTLGLILPPPRPPLAVTSRVMTVTVRPPTQPPAEPLITVELSYIINGTTDPHCASWDYSKADASAGDWDTESCQTLETQAAHTRCQCHRPSTFAVLAQPPKDLTLELAGSPSVPLVIGCAVSCMALLTLLAIYAAFWRFIKSERSIILLNFCLSILASNILILVGQSRVLSKGVCTMTAAFLHFFFLSSFCWVLTEAWQSYLAVIGRMRTRLVRKRFLCLGWGLPALVVAVSVGFTRTKGYGTASYCWLSLEGGLLYAFVGPAAVIVLVNMLIGIIVFNKLMARDGISDKSKKQRAGSERCPWASLLLPCSACGVVPSPLLSSASARNAMASLWSSCVVLPLLALTWMSAVLAMTDRRSVLFQALFAVFNSAQGFVITAVHCFLRREVQDVVKCQMGVCRADESEDSPDSCKNGQLQILSDFEKDVDLACQTVLFKEVSTCNPSTITGTLSRLSLDEDEEPKSCLVGPEGNLSFSPLPGNILVPLAASPGLGEPPPPQETNPVYMCGEGGLRQLDLTWLRPTEPGSEGDYMVLPRRTLSLQPGAGAAGPEEPPPRARPEGTPRRAAKTLTHAEAYPSFLSADHPGLGLGPAYGSLQNPYGMTFQPPPPTPSPRQVPEPGERSRTMPRTVPGPTMKLGSLERKKLRYSDLDFEKVMHTRKRHSELYHELNQKFHTFDRYRGPSTAKPLLQREKQWTVASGGAAQRSVSGEKPSPGERPSLSQQRRQQSWSTFKSMTLGSLPPKPRERLALHRAAAWEPAEPPDSDFQTEV; the protein is encoded by the exons gagggggcagaggtggggcagccagaggaggaggaggtggccgTGGGCCTGGAGCTGTGCGGGGGCTCGGGCCCCTTCACCTTCCTGCACTTCGACAAGAACTTCGTGCAGCTGTGCCTGTCCGCCGAGCCCTCGGAGGCCCCGCGGCTCCTGGCGCCCGCGGCCCTGGCCTTCCGCTTCGTGGAGGTCCTgctcatcaacaacaacaactccAGCCAGTTCACCTGCGGGGTGCTCTGCCGCTGGAGCGAGGAGTGTGGCCGCTCCGCGGGCCGGGCCTGTGGCTTCGCCCAGCCTGGCTGCAGCTGCCCCGGAGAGGCCGGAGCCGGcgctgccgccgctgccaccaccaccaccaccacacctccAGGTCCGCCTGCGGCCCATACCCTGTCCAATGCCCTGGTGCCCGGGGGGCCAGCCCCACCTGCGGAGGCCGATTTGCACTCGGGGAGCAGCAATGACCTGTTCACCACCGAGATGAGATATG GTGAGGAGCCGGAAGAGGAACCGAAGGTGAAAACCCAGTGGCCAAGGTCTGCAGATGAGCCCGGGTTATACATGGCACAGACAG GCGACCCCGCGGCCGAGGAGTGGTCCCCGTGGAGTGTGTGTTCCCTGACGTGTGGGCAGGGACTGCAGGTGCGCACCCGCTCCTGCGTGTCCTCCCCCTATGGGACCCTGTGCAGCGGGCCCCTGCGGGAGACTCGGGCCTGCAACAATTCAGCCACCTGCCCAG TTCACGGCGTGTGGGAGGAGTGGGGGTCCTGGAGCCTGTGCTCCCGCAGCTGCGGGCGGGGGTCCCGGAGCCGGATGCGAACCTGCGTGCCCCCCCAGCACGGCGGCAAGGCCTGCGAGGGTCCCGAGCTGCAGACTAAGCTCTGCAGTATGGCCGCCTGCCCGG TGGAAGGCCAGTGGCTAGAATGGGGTCCCTGGGGCCCGTGTTCTGCATCCTGTGCCAACGGTACCCAGCAGCGCAGCCGGAAATGCAGTGTGGCGGGCCCGGCCTGGGCCACGTGTTCCGGCTCCGTCACCGACACCCGTGAGTGCAGCGGCCTTGAGTGTCCAG CCACAGACGGCAAGTGGGGGCCATGGAACTCCTGGAGCCTGTGCTCCAAGACGTGCGACACCGGCTGGCAGCGCCGCTTCCGCATGTGCCAGGCCACGGGCGCGCAGGGCCACCCCTGCGAGGGTACGGGCGAGGAGGTGAAGCCCTGCAGTGAGAAGAGGTGTCCAG CCTTCCACGAGATGTGCAGGGACGAGCACGTGATGCTGATGACGTGGAAGAAGGCGGCTGCTGGCGAGATTATCTACAACAAGTGCCCCCCGAACGCCTCAG GGTCTGCCAGCCGCCGCTGCCTCCTCAGCGCCCAGGGAGTGGCATACTGGGGGCTGCCCAGCTTTGCCCGCTGCATCTCCCATGAGTACCGCTACCTGTATCTGTCC CTCCGGGAGCACCTGGCCAAGGGGCAGCGCATGCTGGCGGGGGAGGGCATGTCGCAGGTGGTGCGCAGTCTGCAGGAGCTGCTGGCCCGGCGCACCTACTACAGTGGGGACCTGCTCTTCTCCGTGGACATCCTGAGGAACGTCACTGACACTTTCAAGAGGGCCACCTACGTGCCCTCGGCAGACGACGTGCAG CGCTTCTTCCAGGTGGTGAGCTTCATGGTGGACGCAGAGAACAAGGACAAGTGGGACGATGCGCAGCAG GTGTCCCCAGGCTCCGTGCACCTGCTGCGGGTCGTGGAGGACTTCATTCACCTGGTGGGCGACGCCCTCAAGGCCTTCCAGAGCTCTCTCATTGTCACCGACAACTTGG TGATCAGCATTCAGCGGGAGCCCATCTCGGCCGTGTCCAGTGATATCACGTTCCCCATGCGGGGCCGGCGCGGCATGAAGGACTGGGTGCGCCACTCGGAGGACCGGCTCTTCCTGCCCAGGGAGGTGCTCAGCCTGTCCCCCCCAGGGAAGCCCACGGCCACGGGGGCAGCCGGCAGCCCTGGTCGGGGCCGGGGCCCAGGCACGGTCCCCCCCGGCCCCGGGCACTCGCACCAGCGCCTCCTCCCCGCGGACCCTGAGGAGTCCTCCTCCTACTTTGTCATCGGTGCTGTCCTCTACCGCACCCTCGGCCTCATCCTGCCACCCCCCCG GCCCCCGCTGGCCGTCACTTCACGGGTTATGACAGTGACCGTCCGGCCGCCCACCCAGCCACCAGCCGAGCCCCTCATCACAGTGGAGCTGTCCTACATCATCAAT ggCACCACTGACCCCCACTGTGCCAGCTGGGACTACTCCAAAGC AGATGCGAGTGCGGGGGACTGGGACACCGAGAGCTGTCAGACCCTGGAGACGCAGGCGGCCCACACCCGCTGCCAGTGCCACCGCCCGTCCACCTTTGCCGTGCTGGCCCAGCCGCCCAAGGACCTG aCCCTAGAGCTGGCGGGCTCCCCCTCCGTCCCCCTGGTGATCGGCTGTGCTGTGTCTTGCATGGCGCTGCTCACCCTGCTCGCCATCTACGCTGCCTTCTGGAG GTTCATCAAGTCCGAGCGCTCCATCATCCTGCTGAACTTCTGCCTGTCCATCCTGGCCTCCAATATCCTGATCCTTGTGGGCCAGTCGCGGGTGCTGAGCAAG ggCGTCTGCACCATGACGGCCGCCTTCCTgcacttcttcttcctctcctccttctgctGGGTGCTCACCGAGGCCTGGCAGTCCTACCTGGCCGTCATCGGCCGGATGCGCACCCGCCTCGTTCGCAAGCGCTTCCTCTGTCTGGGCTGGG GTCTGCCTGCCTTGGTGGTGGCGGTGTCTGTCGGCTTTACCCGCACCAAAGGATACGGTACTGCTAGCTA ctgctGGCTCTCCCTGGAGGGCGGCCTGCTGTACGCCTTTGTGGGCCCTGCGGCGGTCATCGTGCTG GTGAATATGCTCATCGGGATCATCGTCTTCAACAAGCTCATGGCACGCGACGGCATCTCTGACAAGTCCAAGAAGCAGAGGGCTGG GTCGGAGCGGTGCCCCTGGGCCAGCCTGCTCCTCCCCTGCTCAGCGTGTGGAGTGGTCCCCAGCCCTCTGCTCAGCTCAGCCTCGGCCAGGAACGCCAT GGCCTCCCTCTGGAGCTCCTGCGTGGTGCTGCCCCTGCTGGCGCTCACCTGGATGTCCGCCGTCCTGGCCATGACCGACCGCCGCTCCGTCCTCTTCCAGGCGCTCTTCGCCGTCTTCAACTCTGCGCAGGGCTTTGTCATCACGGCCGTGCACTGCTTCCTGCGCCGAGAG gtTCAGGACGTGGTGAAATGCCAGATGGGCGTGTGCCGGGCCGATGAGAGTGAGGACTCCCCCGACTCGTGCAAGAATGGGCAGCTGCAGATCCTG tCAGACTTTGAAAAGGATGTGGATCTGGCGTGTCAGACAG ttctCTTCAAGGAGGTCAGCACTTGCAACCCGTCCACCATCACGGGCACGCTGTCCCGCCTGTCCCTGGACGAGGATGAGGAGCCCAAGTCCTGCCTCGTGGGGCCCGAGGGCAACCTCAGCTTCTCACCACTGCCTGGCAATATCCTGGTGCCCCTGGCAGCCTCTCCGGGGCTGGGGGAGCCGCCACCCCCGCAGGAAACCAACCCCGTGTACatgtgcggggaggggggcctgcGGCAACTCGACCTCACGTGGCTGCGGCCCACGGAGCCCGGCTCCGAGGGGGACTACATGGTGTTGCCCCGGCGGACTCTGAGCCTGCAGCCCGGCGCAGGGGCCGCGGGCCCCGAGGAGCCGCCGCCACGGGCACGGCCCGAGGGCACTCCCCGGAGAGCTGCCAAGACGCTGACCCACGCAGAAGCCTACCCCAGCTTCCTGTCTGCGGACCacccgggcctgggcctgggccccgcCTACGGGTCTCTGCAGAACCCCTACGGGATGACCTTCCAGCCGCCACCACCCACCCCAAGCCCCCGCCAAGTGCCCGAGCCGGGTGAGCGCAGCCGGACCATGCCGCGAACTGTGCCTGGCCCCACCATGAAGCTGGGCTCGCTGGAG CGGAAGAAGTTACGGTATTCGGACCTGGACTTTGAG AAGGTGATGCACACCCGGAAGCGGCACTCGGAACTCTACCACGAGCTCAACCAGAAGTTCCACACCTTCGACCGCTACCGCGGCCCGTCCACGGCCAAG CCCCTGTTGCAGAGGGAGAAACAGTGGACCGTGGCCTCAGGTGGGGCGGCCCAGCGGAGTGTGTCCGGC GAGAAACCCAGCCCGGGGGAGCGTCCCAGCCTGTCccagcagcggcggcagcagaGCTGGAGCACCTTCAAGTCCATGACCCTGGGCTCGCTGCCCCCCAAGCCCCGCGAGCGGCTGGCCCTGCACCGAGCAGCGGCCTGGGAGCCCGCAGAGCCCCCCGACAGCGACTTCCAGACAGAGGTGTGA
- the ADGRB2 gene encoding adhesion G protein-coupled receptor B2 isoform X10 gives MTPACPLLLSVILSLRLAAAFDPAPSACSALASGVLYGAFSLQDLFPTIASGCSWTLENPDPTKYSLYLRFNRQEQVCAHFAPRLLPLDHYLVNFTCLRPSPDEAVAQEGAEVGQPEEEEVAVGLELCGGSGPFTFLHFDKNFVQLCLSAEPSEAPRLLAPAALAFRFVEVLLINNNNSSQFTCGVLCRWSEECGRSAGRACGFAQPGCSCPGEAGAGAAAAATTTTTTPPGPPAAHTLSNALVPGGPAPPAEADLHSGSSNDLFTTEMRYGEEPEEEPKVKTQWPRSADEPGLYMAQTVHGVWEEWGSWSLCSRSCGRGSRSRMRTCVPPQHGGKACEGPELQTKLCSMAACPVEGQWLEWGPWGPCSASCANGTQQRSRKCSVAGPAWATCSGSVTDTRECSGLECPATDGKWGPWNSWSLCSKTCDTGWQRRFRMCQATGAQGHPCEGTGEEVKPCSEKRCPAFHEMCRDEHVMLMTWKKAAAGEIIYNKCPPNASGSASRRCLLSAQGVAYWGLPSFARCISHEYRYLYLSLREHLAKGQRMLAGEGMSQVVRSLQELLARRTYYSGDLLFSVDILRNVTDTFKRATYVPSADDVQRFFQVVSFMVDAENKDKWDDAQQVSPGSVHLLRVVEDFIHLVGDALKAFQSSLIVTDNLVISIQREPISAVSSDITFPMRGRRGMKDWVRHSEDRLFLPREVLSLSPPGKPTATGAAGSPGRGRGPGTVPPGPGHSHQRLLPADPEESSSYFVIGAVLYRTLGLILPPPRPPLAVTSRVMTVTVRPPTQPPAEPLITVELSYIINGTTDPHCASWDYSKADASAGDWDTESCQTLETQAAHTRCQCHRPSTFAVLAQPPKDLTLELAGSPSVPLVIGCAVSCMALLTLLAIYAAFWRFIKSERSIILLNFCLSILASNILILVGQSRVLSKGVCTMTAAFLHFFFLSSFCWVLTEAWQSYLAVIGRMRTRLVRKRFLCLGWGLPALVVAVSVGFTRTKGYGTASYCWLSLEGGLLYAFVGPAAVIVLVNMLIGIIVFNKLMARDGISDKSKKQRAGSERCPWASLLLPCSACGVVPSPLLSSASARNAMASLWSSCVVLPLLALTWMSAVLAMTDRRSVLFQALFAVFNSAQGFVITAVHCFLRREVQDVVKCQMGVCRADESEDSPDSCKNGQLQILSDFEKDVDLACQTVLFKEVSTCNPSTITGTLSRLSLDEDEEPKSCLVGPEGNLSFSPLPGNILVPLAASPGLGEPPPPQETNPVYMCGEGGLRQLDLTWLRPTEPGSEGDYMVLPRRTLSLQPGAGAAGPEEPPPRARPEGTPRRAAKTLTHAEAYPSFLSADHPGLGLGPAYGSLQNPYGMTFQPPPPTPSPRQVPEPGERSRTMPRTVPGPTMKLGSLERKKLRYSDLDFEKVMHTRKRHSELYHELNQKFHTFDRYRGPSTAKEKPSPGERPSLSQQRRQQSWSTFKSMTLGSLPPKPRERLALHRAAAWEPAEPPDSDFQTEV, from the exons gagggggcagaggtggggcagccagaggaggaggaggtggccgTGGGCCTGGAGCTGTGCGGGGGCTCGGGCCCCTTCACCTTCCTGCACTTCGACAAGAACTTCGTGCAGCTGTGCCTGTCCGCCGAGCCCTCGGAGGCCCCGCGGCTCCTGGCGCCCGCGGCCCTGGCCTTCCGCTTCGTGGAGGTCCTgctcatcaacaacaacaactccAGCCAGTTCACCTGCGGGGTGCTCTGCCGCTGGAGCGAGGAGTGTGGCCGCTCCGCGGGCCGGGCCTGTGGCTTCGCCCAGCCTGGCTGCAGCTGCCCCGGAGAGGCCGGAGCCGGcgctgccgccgctgccaccaccaccaccaccacacctccAGGTCCGCCTGCGGCCCATACCCTGTCCAATGCCCTGGTGCCCGGGGGGCCAGCCCCACCTGCGGAGGCCGATTTGCACTCGGGGAGCAGCAATGACCTGTTCACCACCGAGATGAGATATG GTGAGGAGCCGGAAGAGGAACCGAAGGTGAAAACCCAGTGGCCAAGGTCTGCAGATGAGCCCGGGTTATACATGGCACAGACAG TTCACGGCGTGTGGGAGGAGTGGGGGTCCTGGAGCCTGTGCTCCCGCAGCTGCGGGCGGGGGTCCCGGAGCCGGATGCGAACCTGCGTGCCCCCCCAGCACGGCGGCAAGGCCTGCGAGGGTCCCGAGCTGCAGACTAAGCTCTGCAGTATGGCCGCCTGCCCGG TGGAAGGCCAGTGGCTAGAATGGGGTCCCTGGGGCCCGTGTTCTGCATCCTGTGCCAACGGTACCCAGCAGCGCAGCCGGAAATGCAGTGTGGCGGGCCCGGCCTGGGCCACGTGTTCCGGCTCCGTCACCGACACCCGTGAGTGCAGCGGCCTTGAGTGTCCAG CCACAGACGGCAAGTGGGGGCCATGGAACTCCTGGAGCCTGTGCTCCAAGACGTGCGACACCGGCTGGCAGCGCCGCTTCCGCATGTGCCAGGCCACGGGCGCGCAGGGCCACCCCTGCGAGGGTACGGGCGAGGAGGTGAAGCCCTGCAGTGAGAAGAGGTGTCCAG CCTTCCACGAGATGTGCAGGGACGAGCACGTGATGCTGATGACGTGGAAGAAGGCGGCTGCTGGCGAGATTATCTACAACAAGTGCCCCCCGAACGCCTCAG GGTCTGCCAGCCGCCGCTGCCTCCTCAGCGCCCAGGGAGTGGCATACTGGGGGCTGCCCAGCTTTGCCCGCTGCATCTCCCATGAGTACCGCTACCTGTATCTGTCC CTCCGGGAGCACCTGGCCAAGGGGCAGCGCATGCTGGCGGGGGAGGGCATGTCGCAGGTGGTGCGCAGTCTGCAGGAGCTGCTGGCCCGGCGCACCTACTACAGTGGGGACCTGCTCTTCTCCGTGGACATCCTGAGGAACGTCACTGACACTTTCAAGAGGGCCACCTACGTGCCCTCGGCAGACGACGTGCAG CGCTTCTTCCAGGTGGTGAGCTTCATGGTGGACGCAGAGAACAAGGACAAGTGGGACGATGCGCAGCAG GTGTCCCCAGGCTCCGTGCACCTGCTGCGGGTCGTGGAGGACTTCATTCACCTGGTGGGCGACGCCCTCAAGGCCTTCCAGAGCTCTCTCATTGTCACCGACAACTTGG TGATCAGCATTCAGCGGGAGCCCATCTCGGCCGTGTCCAGTGATATCACGTTCCCCATGCGGGGCCGGCGCGGCATGAAGGACTGGGTGCGCCACTCGGAGGACCGGCTCTTCCTGCCCAGGGAGGTGCTCAGCCTGTCCCCCCCAGGGAAGCCCACGGCCACGGGGGCAGCCGGCAGCCCTGGTCGGGGCCGGGGCCCAGGCACGGTCCCCCCCGGCCCCGGGCACTCGCACCAGCGCCTCCTCCCCGCGGACCCTGAGGAGTCCTCCTCCTACTTTGTCATCGGTGCTGTCCTCTACCGCACCCTCGGCCTCATCCTGCCACCCCCCCG GCCCCCGCTGGCCGTCACTTCACGGGTTATGACAGTGACCGTCCGGCCGCCCACCCAGCCACCAGCCGAGCCCCTCATCACAGTGGAGCTGTCCTACATCATCAAT ggCACCACTGACCCCCACTGTGCCAGCTGGGACTACTCCAAAGC AGATGCGAGTGCGGGGGACTGGGACACCGAGAGCTGTCAGACCCTGGAGACGCAGGCGGCCCACACCCGCTGCCAGTGCCACCGCCCGTCCACCTTTGCCGTGCTGGCCCAGCCGCCCAAGGACCTG aCCCTAGAGCTGGCGGGCTCCCCCTCCGTCCCCCTGGTGATCGGCTGTGCTGTGTCTTGCATGGCGCTGCTCACCCTGCTCGCCATCTACGCTGCCTTCTGGAG GTTCATCAAGTCCGAGCGCTCCATCATCCTGCTGAACTTCTGCCTGTCCATCCTGGCCTCCAATATCCTGATCCTTGTGGGCCAGTCGCGGGTGCTGAGCAAG ggCGTCTGCACCATGACGGCCGCCTTCCTgcacttcttcttcctctcctccttctgctGGGTGCTCACCGAGGCCTGGCAGTCCTACCTGGCCGTCATCGGCCGGATGCGCACCCGCCTCGTTCGCAAGCGCTTCCTCTGTCTGGGCTGGG GTCTGCCTGCCTTGGTGGTGGCGGTGTCTGTCGGCTTTACCCGCACCAAAGGATACGGTACTGCTAGCTA ctgctGGCTCTCCCTGGAGGGCGGCCTGCTGTACGCCTTTGTGGGCCCTGCGGCGGTCATCGTGCTG GTGAATATGCTCATCGGGATCATCGTCTTCAACAAGCTCATGGCACGCGACGGCATCTCTGACAAGTCCAAGAAGCAGAGGGCTGG GTCGGAGCGGTGCCCCTGGGCCAGCCTGCTCCTCCCCTGCTCAGCGTGTGGAGTGGTCCCCAGCCCTCTGCTCAGCTCAGCCTCGGCCAGGAACGCCAT GGCCTCCCTCTGGAGCTCCTGCGTGGTGCTGCCCCTGCTGGCGCTCACCTGGATGTCCGCCGTCCTGGCCATGACCGACCGCCGCTCCGTCCTCTTCCAGGCGCTCTTCGCCGTCTTCAACTCTGCGCAGGGCTTTGTCATCACGGCCGTGCACTGCTTCCTGCGCCGAGAG gtTCAGGACGTGGTGAAATGCCAGATGGGCGTGTGCCGGGCCGATGAGAGTGAGGACTCCCCCGACTCGTGCAAGAATGGGCAGCTGCAGATCCTG tCAGACTTTGAAAAGGATGTGGATCTGGCGTGTCAGACAG ttctCTTCAAGGAGGTCAGCACTTGCAACCCGTCCACCATCACGGGCACGCTGTCCCGCCTGTCCCTGGACGAGGATGAGGAGCCCAAGTCCTGCCTCGTGGGGCCCGAGGGCAACCTCAGCTTCTCACCACTGCCTGGCAATATCCTGGTGCCCCTGGCAGCCTCTCCGGGGCTGGGGGAGCCGCCACCCCCGCAGGAAACCAACCCCGTGTACatgtgcggggaggggggcctgcGGCAACTCGACCTCACGTGGCTGCGGCCCACGGAGCCCGGCTCCGAGGGGGACTACATGGTGTTGCCCCGGCGGACTCTGAGCCTGCAGCCCGGCGCAGGGGCCGCGGGCCCCGAGGAGCCGCCGCCACGGGCACGGCCCGAGGGCACTCCCCGGAGAGCTGCCAAGACGCTGACCCACGCAGAAGCCTACCCCAGCTTCCTGTCTGCGGACCacccgggcctgggcctgggccccgcCTACGGGTCTCTGCAGAACCCCTACGGGATGACCTTCCAGCCGCCACCACCCACCCCAAGCCCCCGCCAAGTGCCCGAGCCGGGTGAGCGCAGCCGGACCATGCCGCGAACTGTGCCTGGCCCCACCATGAAGCTGGGCTCGCTGGAG CGGAAGAAGTTACGGTATTCGGACCTGGACTTTGAG AAGGTGATGCACACCCGGAAGCGGCACTCGGAACTCTACCACGAGCTCAACCAGAAGTTCCACACCTTCGACCGCTACCGCGGCCCGTCCACGGCCAAG GAGAAACCCAGCCCGGGGGAGCGTCCCAGCCTGTCccagcagcggcggcagcagaGCTGGAGCACCTTCAAGTCCATGACCCTGGGCTCGCTGCCCCCCAAGCCCCGCGAGCGGCTGGCCCTGCACCGAGCAGCGGCCTGGGAGCCCGCAGAGCCCCCCGACAGCGACTTCCAGACAGAGGTGTGA